AAGTAGAAATTACAGACCGGGCGCGGCTATTCCAATAGTCATCTCCTTTATTCGACTTTGGAACGATCATTTCGGCAATGACAGAAACATTATCAATCAGTGCATCTGGATTTGTTTCGCCGCTTACTAAATCGAGTGGATTGTAGCAACTACTCTTACCTGGATTGACACCCCACGGATCAAGAATGAGCACCTTATTACCAATTTTGCGTTGATAGCGTGCGGAAATAGCTGCCAATTCCCCTTTAATATCCACACAAAACATTGATCCTGAATAATTACTACGACCTAAAATATAAGGTCCGATCAACGTCGTAAGTTTCCCTGATCGCGCCCCACCCACAGTTATACAATGACCATGCTTGCTGTAAGCGAAATCACCACCGCCTACATAGATGCCATTTCTTTTATGCAAGTCGGAAAAATCATTAAAATTTCCCCATGCTGCTGAACCAAACTGGGTTTGAACGGTTAATGTTTGATTCATCATGGCTTGCCATTTTTGGAAATTCCGCATGATGACAATAGAAACCATCAGATTAAAACCAATGAAGAACACTGTCGGTAGAATATAATCCCTGCGCCCGAAATAGGATTTCATGAAATCTGACGCAAAATAAAAGGCGACACCAATAACAGCCCATACCGCAACTGCGCCGGCTATCATTGCAAAAGTGTAAATTGGTCTATCCCCATCATCATGAAGGATTGGCTTTTCGCCTTTAGGAAAACCGATACGCTTAAATGAGTAGCGATATCCACCGAGCATGCCCATCAGAGTAATAGGCGTTAGGAAAATGCCCATTAAATGCAGTAGCCATTTTGTGAATGTTTCTGAATTGGTGCTTTTTACAAGCGCCTTGATTTCTTCGCGGCTTACACCGAACACACGGGTAGCCTTACTATCATTCTGCATGACAATTCAAGTTTAATTATACAATATTTGTTTCAGTAAATTGGAACCGTTGGTTCCTCGGAATGACTGTTTAAAACAGTCTTGTATCAAGCAAGAAAAATACACCACGTACTCAGGCCCGAGATTTTGTTCTTCCCGTGGGGCATTTTTAATTGAGGCTTTTATTTCTTCTTACTGCCGTTGATCGCGTTCACAGCGCTTGTGCGATCAGTATAAACGGAGCCTCCGCTGCCGCCTACTTGCACTCGTCCTAAGCTGTCCGAGAATTTGATTTTAGCATCATTCTCTTTGGCTGCTTTAATGATTGTTTGGCGATCTGGTTTATTCAGTGACATTTAAAACTGATTTATAAATTCAAAAAATGGGTGTCTCAAAATTCATAGTGGCCACTATGGTGTAAAAGTTGTTTCGGTGGTGGGCGCAAGCGCCATTGCTATATAGCCGGGCTTAAATTTAATCTCTAATGTGCTATCGGCAAGGCTTGGCTATTGCCTGCCAAAAGCGTATTCAACCAGGCGGTAGTGCGTAGCAAAAAATACCGCATGAAAAAAGGATAAGGTTTAACTCACACGCCTATTCCTGACCTGCGTGTTCTTTCAGCAGTTCTTTAAACTCGTTACTCCAAAACTCATTATACAGGGTAATGTCATCAATGAACCAACAACCATTCAGTTTAATGAATTGAATTTTGAAAGCGCAGTATCTTTGATCTTCCTCACTATACTTTCCTGTTTTGGATACTGGCTTTGCTTTTTCATCCATAACGCATACTAAAACGGTGCTATCAAAAAAGCCCTCCTTGATTTCGATCAAGTCATAGATGCTATGCCCGCAGATTATTCGACCGAACTTGAAACAGCTTTGATATTTCTCTGCGTGCTGTTCTTCCAATGTCAACTGCCGAAGGTTAGGCGATAACATGGCGTAAACCTGTTCAGCGTCTCCTAACTGCATCAAACCATAAAAGGCGTGCGTGGTGCCTTTGATCTCTTGGTGATCTTTGTTTCGATTGTTAATTGGTGGCATTGCTATTATGTGTTTTGTTTAAGCGTTAACGAGGATCGAAGATGACAAGTTTTTTGATATAAAAATTCACAAATAGCTATTATTCAATAATTTATGAAGATTACTTTTTCACGCTGCCCCCGTATTAAAACGGGATTTTTTCATGGATTGTGATTTTTTCACGATTAAGCGTTAAATTTTCACAACTATTGAAATAGTTAATAAATCTCTCCTTGACAGAAGTGAGTTCATGAGATATGTTAATTGCCATTTGGAGAGACATCATGGCTGGAAAAAAGAAATCAAAGGTTTTTACCCCCCTAACAAAAAGAACTTGGGTGAATAAGTTTAAGTCAGAGTTTGAAGGAGATACTTCAATCCTAACTGGCTATATGGAATGTATAGATCGTCAAAATCCCGTGCTTGAAAAAATGGTAAAAACTGCAAAAAAATTTGAAGAATTAAAAGAACAGATTTTAAATTTTACAAAAGACCAGGGCGATCTAGTGAAAGAAATGCGTAATAAGTGGAATAGTCCGCAAGCAGATAAATATGGTTTTCCCAAAGCAGATGCGTTGTCTAATCTAAGTCGCACTTACAAAGCAAGTCATTTTAAAAAATAAGCTTGCCTCTATTGATATTGCAAAAGTTTCTCTTATTAATTACCTGCCGTTTGCAGGATTAAAACTATTAACTCAGTGGATGACGTTAAACTCTTTGTAAATACGACCGTCGATTTTGCCCTATTTATAAAGTTCGCAGATTTTATTAATGAACAAGAGCCTAAACAAGTTGATGGTTCTTCGCCAGATTTGTATGAAACATTGCAGGCAATATTAAAATTTAAAAGAAATGATAAGCTAATAAGTGCTGGGACATTACAAAATAAATTCACCCAAGCTCGTAAGGGTAATTTGACATTGCCAGCGGAGAGCTATATAGATTTTTGCAAAAAGTTTAATGACGCATTTTATAAGTTAAATCTGGAATTACAGGATGACTACAAATTAATTAAAGCTGCGTTTGAGCAATGGAAGTCGAACCTTGATAGTACTTATAATATAAAACATGAAAATGCTTATCAAAAATTAGAAGCTATAAGTACAGAAGAAACTATTGAAACATCCGACAACAAGAGAAATGAAAAAAATTCATCAGAGGTTACTCATGATGAATTTTACAATGCCCTTGATACTATTTCTCAATATTATGTATGGAATATTGGATATGGAGACGTGCTTCCATACGAAATAGCCATTGCAAAGATGTTTAAACATTTTGTAATGCGACGCACAGAAAAATACTTTGATGACGATGAGCTGTTTTCACGCGAGAAATTTGATAAATCAGATTTCAGTTACAGGGATTGGAAAATCTATGAACTTTATGGTGAAAAAGTAATTTGTCGATCTCTTCAATTTAGCGATTTATCTGATTTTCAAGTGGGATATTTTCCAGGATTTAAAAGTTATATTACATTAGGTCGAAAGGAGCAAATTGATTTGTCAAAAATAGAGGCTAGTGACTTTGGTTCAGTTTCAACAGAATATATCCATGACGAATTTGTGTTTGATTATTTTCATAATGTAGTTACAATTTCAAATTGTAGTTATGAACGGAATAGTGATTTAATAAAATCGCATTTTAAAGAGAATTATAATTTTCATTATATCCCCCCAAATTGGCGCGATGAAAATATTCAGGCGGGCCATAAATGCACCATGGATGCCAAGAATGTTTTAACGTTTATTCCGGCTTTTTTAGTTGCAGACTTTGACGCACCTTCAAAAAAATCGCCTTATTATGTCGAGTACGACTTAAATAGTGTTGAATTACCTGACAAAATAAAAGCCAGATTATACGGTTGGAAATCTTTAAAATTGTTTCCATTCAGGCATATTCATTTAACGGCATGGTTGTCGCTTGGAGATGACGAACTTGGATTTCCGTTTTATGGGATGGGTGATGATATTTAGCAATCTTGAACATGAAACTTTAAGTATTACTATTTTGTGTACATCCTAAGCATGCTTAGGGAAGATGTCTGACTGTTCAGTATATATGTTTTAACTACACGCCACCTCAGCCCTTCCGTTCTTCCACCACAGCCTCGATAACGATAGGTTGGCCCGCTGTTCCTGGCATTAGATAGCGTTGATCACATACGAATATATCAGACGGCTTTTCGCGGGCGAATAACCGCTTTAACGGTTTCAGGCTGTAACCTTTCAGGATTAATCTTTCAGACGTAAAGCGTAACACGATTAAGTTATGCTCTCCTGCTAAAAACAACCTTACGGACATCAAGAAGGGATAGTAAAAGGTCATTTCTTCGCCGTTCGCCCAATGCACCGTTAAACAGTTATACGATATAGCTGGAATAACATCCGATTGGTGGGGCGTGGGGTCGCCTTCCTTCCACTCTTGGGATAATTTATTGAATGACTGGCTTGGGTGCATACGGTCTTACAGGTCTTTCGATAGCTGGTGATTGTGACTCTGGGGCGAGGGTTAGTTGTGGTGGCGGTGATTCCAGGTAGGCCCATTGCCTTGCCACAAACTGACTGAGTTCAGTCGGCCCCAATAATTCAAGCGCCGATTGTCGGTCACCTATCTGTGAGACTTGCTCCATCAAGGCAGCTTTATCGTCCGTGTAGAGATGCACCTTATCCCTGGCGCGTGACACGGACACATAAAATTGTTTCATGTTTGAGGCAGGAAAGGTGCTGGCTGGCATCGCAATATATACTTCATCAGTGGTACGTCCCTGTGCCCCGTGGGACGTGGTTGTATAACCATGATTGAGATGGCCAAACTCAGGGCTTACACGATATTCAACTTTGGTGGTGGGGTTTATCAATATGATGTCGCTGCCTTCATCCACGGAAACAACTTTCAGGCTTTGGCCATTATTTAGTCGCTTGCCTGTGCGGTCACTACTGCCGCGTGTAATGGTCACACTGTCACCGATTGCTAGAGGTATGACAGTTTTCCTGTAGACGGTGAATTGATGAGCCTTATCCAACGGCAAAGGCAAAGCATTTCCGGCAGGATCTACAACGGTAAAGGTATCACCTGACACGTTACTGACCTGACAAACAGTGCCACGGGTAATGCCGGGCATGTTCTGGTTGAACTGTACGGCAAAACCTGGTTGATACATGCGGCCATCGGCTTTTTCTGCATCGGTGTAGTTGAGATTGATATACCGGGTTACAGGTATGTCATGCTGGCCAATAGTTCCATTGGCTCGCAGGGCGTTTCGTAGTTCAGCGGTGACGGCTTCACCCTGTTGATGTGTCGGAGAAACAACAAGGGCGGTTTTGCCCTGGTTGATCGCCTGCATGTACTCGTTTACCAGTTGTCCGTTCAGTTGATCGGCTTCAATCTCGGTAATGGCGTTAAATTCTTCCAGGCGTTCAAAGGCCGATGTGATATTACCCACTGCAATATCCTCGACGGCTTTGCGATAACCGTCATGACGCTGGCGGTAAATTTTATTGATCTCTGCCGCTTTAATTCCGGCAACGGTATTGAGAATACGCAATGCATCCCCACGCACAACACTGGGGTGCTGGCGCGTGTCACCAAACAATATCAGTCGCGCGTTTTTCTCCGTCACCAATCGCAACAGGGCCGTCATATCTTTTATTCCCAATAGCCCGGCTTCATCAACAATCAAGCAACCGTCCTGCAGGGCGTTTTGCATCTCAGTATCAACCAACAAGCGTGCAACAGTATCAGCCTCTTTAAAACCTTCCTCTCGCATGACGCCACGCGAGGCGCTGGCTGTCGGCGCCACAAGAACGGACTTTATTCCGGTGCCATTGATATGCTTGACCAGTTCTTTTAGCGTTGTGGTTTTACCCGTTCCAGCTCCGCCTTGAACGTTCGATACTCGATCCAATGTCGTCAATACATGGGTAACGGCGGTGGCTTGATCGCCTGCAACGTCAAGCGGCGGCACCATTCTATATAAAGGGGTAAGCTGGCCTTTGCCGGCAATGGCAAGGTCAACCATCCTTTTTTCTTCAGCCAGTACCTCATGAGTGGTACACATAATTTTCTGGCCGTCCTGAATAGTAACAATACGGCTGTCCTGATGGAATGCCTGGGTAATGTCATCAAGCGATAGGCAAGAGTTTTCCAAGCCATAGCGATAAGCAGCGGCCAAAATGCGGCGGTCATGCGCGACAGATGCCCGTTCAAAACATTGTGAAAGCGCATGGTCAATACATTGTTGAGGCGTGACCGATACAACCAGCGTTACAGGATCGCCGCTGTTTTTGCCGTCATCCAGGTTCAACTCAGCAACCTGTCGCAACCAATCTTGTTTCAATTCAGCCAAAGAAATATCTTTTCTCTTTTTGGCGCGGGTCTGTGCGCCAAGCTGGTCAAGCTCTGCGGCATCTGTAATATTGTTCTCTTTGGCAATCCGTTTGATTGCTGCATTTCTTTTAGAGAACAGGTCAATGACTGGCTGTGGTATGCCTTCCAGTTCAAAGGCGGTGGCGGTGCGGCGAATAGTGTAACCTAACGCCGTCAACTTATCGGCTAGTCGCTTATAAAAGCGTTCCTGATAATACGGCATGTCGCGTTTTATATCGCGGAATTGCCCTGCTTTATATACCTGCTCCGTATCATCCCACGTCGCATTGAGTACGGTGCAATGAGAATGTATGTGCGGATCGGGGTTTGTATCATCATCAACGGGCCTGGCAGTCAGGTGTAAAAAGCTGCCCCATAGCAATTCACCTGTAGGGCGGTTTTCATTCTGGCCGTTTTTGCGGACCCGTGTTTGTCCGTCTGCTTCAATGTCCTGCATGGTTTCATGAACGGATTCCTGAAACACGGCAGGAATACGTTCGTCGCCATAAACCGCATAGGCTGTGGAAACTGATTTGGGACAATGATAATTGATATCATAGTAAACGGTGCGGCTATCACTGGTGCGCTGCGTAAGTGTCTCACCTGTAGCCGGGTTGATATTCCAGCACAGTGAATGAAACGCCTCTTTTGTCGTCGGCCCCGCAATTCCTAAGCGGTTTGCAACCTTGCCGTGAAACGCCCCTGGGTACTCCTGGTCATTGATATAATAGTCACCCTGCAGAAACGCATCGTTGAAATAGTCCTCGGCATGGGCGGCGGATTTAACTTGAATCATGCGGATCATGAAAATTGCCTCGCGAGGGGAATAAAATTTTTTGAATAAAAAAAGGCACCGCCCTATGTGAGGCGGTGCCAGTTGCGGTAATTGAATTATTTCGGTTGCAAGCCGTGCAAATAGTCACACGCCTTTGATGCTTGACTTGCAGCAGTAAAGAGGCATTTTTTATTGTTTCTGAGAATTTCCAGCCAATGAGCAATATAGTTGGCATGCTCGCCACTTTGCAGAACGGTGATGTCATGCTCTGCGCATAGGAAGGCGGTGCCAAGCTCGCCAACTAGTTCTTCGACGGCATAATCCTTGTCCCCTTTTTTAGCACCGAATTTTCGGTTGAGGCGTTTTGAATGACCTGTCCAATGGGTCAACTCATGAAACAAGGTTGAATAATAGCCTTCGGTAGCAGTACATTCCGACGTTTCAATAAAGAACTCGGAATAAGGCATAAAGATTTTATCATCTGACGGCGTGAAATAAGCCTTTCCAACATGGTGGGCAATATCTGCGCCTGTATTGGCGATAAACTCATCAGCTTTTTTAACACGGGTAACAAGATCCGCTTGTGGCGCTTCCTCCAAGCTATCAATCGTAAAACTTGCCAATTGACAGCGATTGAAAACAATCGAGGATTTAATGAAAGGGATTTCTTCGATTTTACCATCAACCTCTTTTTCTACGGTATTGTAATAAATGATCCGTGTGCCTTTTTCGCCTTTTCGGACAAACTCTTTCTTTTCGTTCCATTGTTTCAAGCTGGCCCATTCATGCGTGCAAAACTGATTTTTGGCAACGGAAGTCCAAAGCAGCAGGATATTGACACCACGATAATAGTTGTCAGTCGTGTAATTGTTGGGAAGCGCTAAGCCTGCATCCGGTGTATTCCAGGGCTGGTGCCAGGGAACAACGCCTTTTTCGAGTTGTTCAATGATCGTATCGGTGACTTGTTGGTGAAGGTCTTGGCGGCTTACGGATGATTTTTTTTGCTGTACGGTTGTCATTCATGCTCTTTCTGTTCAGGGTGATGGGTACAGGGACGCAACGCCGGAACACAGCGACTGGTTCCGACAAGAATTTTGAACGGCGCGAGGAAGCCCGTAAGGGCAGGGAAAATTGTTGTGGAAGCAAAGGAGCGATTCCGGCAGTCCTGTACAAACCCATCAATCCCTGAGGGTAAGAACAAGGACGCCGGACGTTAAAGACTATCCTTTGACAAGTGCCGACTGAGCGACACACCATTCGCGGATTGTTTCATGTCTGGCAAAGGAGTGGTTCATAGGGACATGCTCAACACTGCGCTCGACTAAACAATAAGCGGTCATGGCGTCTATGGCAGTTTTGCCGTAGTCGTCATTAGGCATCCATGAAATAAGTTGCTTGTATGTATTTTGATATAGATACGGCGGTACTTTATGCAGTAAATCGTATGTATGGAGAATAAGGACGTCACCGGAAAACCAATGATCCTTTTTTCTGGCAGCCAACGCCAAAAAATCTTTCATATTTAGGAATATATGAAGTTTACGTGTGGGATATTCGCTCCCACGAATAACGCTGACATCGCGTTGACCATCTTTATATTCAGAATTGATCCAACCGGAATAGCTCTGATTAACAAGCTCAAAGCCTCCTTCTTCATTAAGCATCCCTAGTGCATAGAAGTACTTTTTATCTTGTCTGTTATAAAGTTTAATTAGTTGAAGATATTTTTGACACACGGCT
The Niastella koreensis GR20-10 genome window above contains:
- a CDS encoding type IV secretory system conjugative DNA transfer family protein encodes the protein MQNDSKATRVFGVSREEIKALVKSTNSETFTKWLLHLMGIFLTPITLMGMLGGYRYSFKRIGFPKGEKPILHDDGDRPIYTFAMIAGAVAVWAVIGVAFYFASDFMKSYFGRRDYILPTVFFIGFNLMVSIVIMRNFQKWQAMMNQTLTVQTQFGSAAWGNFNDFSDLHKRNGIYVGGGDFAYSKHGHCITVGGARSGKLTTLIGPYILGRSNYSGSMFCVDIKGELAAISARYQRKIGNKVLILDPWGVNPGKSSCYNPLDLVSGETNPDALIDNVSVIAEMIVPKSNKGDDYWNSRARSVISTFLIHLVTSEPKAPHTLGELWRRLRLPENEFMDLLSSMAASENEIVAAGANEIVYLIEASEKAWGSILSTALDKTDFLKSPALRKSLESSTFDIKELSDGKTTLYVIIPPDQLEAQSQWLRLVFTTALRAVIRARTNKRITFLIDECAALGYLPELKTAFATYAGYNVTMWPIFQDLSQVKSLYGDAWETFISNATVRQFLGINDELTSAYLERQMGVKTVVTYDDGKPSASARPLATADEIRRGSKDNIFVFVEQRPPTYFPKQPYYEMPELYDRHDANPFYNA
- the mobF gene encoding MobF family relaxase, which gives rise to MIRMIQVKSAAHAEDYFNDAFLQGDYYINDQEYPGAFHGKVANRLGIAGPTTKEAFHSLCWNINPATGETLTQRTSDSRTVYYDINYHCPKSVSTAYAVYGDERIPAVFQESVHETMQDIEADGQTRVRKNGQNENRPTGELLWGSFLHLTARPVDDDTNPDPHIHSHCTVLNATWDDTEQVYKAGQFRDIKRDMPYYQERFYKRLADKLTALGYTIRRTATAFELEGIPQPVIDLFSKRNAAIKRIAKENNITDAAELDQLGAQTRAKKRKDISLAELKQDWLRQVAELNLDDGKNSGDPVTLVVSVTPQQCIDHALSQCFERASVAHDRRILAAAYRYGLENSCLSLDDITQAFHQDSRIVTIQDGQKIMCTTHEVLAEEKRMVDLAIAGKGQLTPLYRMVPPLDVAGDQATAVTHVLTTLDRVSNVQGGAGTGKTTTLKELVKHINGTGIKSVLVAPTASASRGVMREEGFKEADTVARLLVDTEMQNALQDGCLIVDEAGLLGIKDMTALLRLVTEKNARLILFGDTRQHPSVVRGDALRILNTVAGIKAAEINKIYRQRHDGYRKAVEDIAVGNITSAFERLEEFNAITEIEADQLNGQLVNEYMQAINQGKTALVVSPTHQQGEAVTAELRNALRANGTIGQHDIPVTRYINLNYTDAEKADGRMYQPGFAVQFNQNMPGITRGTVCQVSNVSGDTFTVVDPAGNALPLPLDKAHQFTVYRKTVIPLAIGDSVTITRGSSDRTGKRLNNGQSLKVVSVDEGSDIILINPTTKVEYRVSPEFGHLNHGYTTTSHGAQGRTTDEVYIAMPASTFPASNMKQFYVSVSRARDKVHLYTDDKAALMEQVSQIGDRQSALELLGPTELSQFVARQWAYLESPPPQLTLAPESQSPAIERPVRPYAPKPVIQ
- a CDS encoding ArdC family protein, translating into MTTVQQKKSSVSRQDLHQQVTDTIIEQLEKGVVPWHQPWNTPDAGLALPNNYTTDNYYRGVNILLLWTSVAKNQFCTHEWASLKQWNEKKEFVRKGEKGTRIIYYNTVEKEVDGKIEEIPFIKSSIVFNRCQLASFTIDSLEEAPQADLVTRVKKADEFIANTGADIAHHVGKAYFTPSDDKIFMPYSEFFIETSECTATEGYYSTLFHELTHWTGHSKRLNRKFGAKKGDKDYAVEELVGELGTAFLCAEHDITVLQSGEHANYIAHWLEILRNNKKCLFTAASQASKACDYLHGLQPK